A segment of the Phocoena sinus isolate mPhoSin1 chromosome 11, mPhoSin1.pri, whole genome shotgun sequence genome:
CTTAGGGAAGTGCCCTAAGAGGCTAAGGAAACGTCAGCTCTCTTTATCTGCCAGGCAGGGCTCATGATCTCAGTCACTTAGGAAGAAACACGCGGAATAGTAGCAAACCGCCAATGAGGCAAATTTCACCTTAGGTTGACTTTTGCCTTTAAGCCACACCTCAGATAGAACCTGAACCCCAGGTGGAGGCACAGGTTGCCTGCAGTTAAATAGTTCTCTCTCCGGGGGCAGCATCATAAATCAACCAGGGGCTTGACCACCTGACCTACCCTTGCTAGTGCTGGCCAAGGCCTTTCTGAGAGACGTTACAGAAGCTGCTGTCttagaggaaggaaggagttgAGAAGAGGGTCCAAGGAAGAGGAGGATGGTCACACAGCAGGAAAACTCTGTAGTTCAATTTGGGGCCAGAAAGCACCTATCCCTCAAGACAGGTTAACAAAGCAAGGGTTTAAGTGTCCTCTCCAGCCAGACTTTCTAGGTTTCTGTCTGGGAAAACTAGGAGGTGTAGTATTCTGGGTCCTGAGCACCCACTCTATGAAGGAACAGCCCAGAGAAGTTTTGGGCTTAATACAGCAAGGCGGCTCTGGCCTGTGACCCAGGCATTCGTCCCTACCTCACCTGCTCTAAACAAGATGAGGCCCATTCCTCCTTCTGGTGGTTCCAACTGCCTGGAATGGTGCAGCTGTGGCCTACTGTGCCTCGCACTGCTTTGCTCAGACACCTGGCAGTTGTGACCAAAGCTCAAGTACAAACaggcaaataaacacatttaacaCTTCTTGTGTTTGTTATGAACATGCATTTTCTCTCACAAGTACCAGCTGAAGCCTAGTGCAGTACTTCCCCAGGCGCCTTCCTTGCCCTGTTTATTCTAAATCTCTAAGGTCTCAAAAAGTCACCTCTTTCACTGTCCTTGTGGAGAGGCATGTATTGTCCATGAGGTCCGCACTGAGCCCCCGCCTCCATCTCACGAACTGTCTCTCTCAACACATCCCAGCTGTCACCTGCGCTGCCTCGTGCCAGCCAGGGTAGTGGACCAGACCTAGAGAGAGGACAGCAGGGTCAACAGAATCCGGAGTTCCTGGTCATTTGGGGGCTCATTTCCCTTACTGGAGCTTCTGTTCTCCCTCAGCCTTGACAATGGTCCTTTTAAAACATCTAAACTGCCACAGACATTCTGAAAAATAGTGTTTGGGCTGTGCTCTATGGTGACAACTGCTGTGTGACTGATTTCCCTCCCTGGTCCCTGACACTGCTGGCTTCATCTGCCAATGCTGGCCATACTGTCTTAGTAGAGATGCGTGGCCACAGAACTTCAAGCCATCTTTCCCTCCCAGCTTGATGCCTCCACATTCCTCCGTAGCTCAGCTTGAATGGCTGTGAGCTCTAGCACTGCCCAACACCTCGGCAACTGTGACATTTCCCCACAGAAGCACCTCTCTCCCAGTGGTCCCCACCTCTGCAACATCAGGGCAAGAGGCCTAGGCATAAGTGCCTACTTGTATCTGGGAAAGTTATGTCAGTTAACAAGAGCATTTTCCTAACCCACTGTACTACCTCAAAAACTCTTCAGGCCAGGGATTCAGTGTCCCTCACAAAGCTCTAGTGACTGGGCAGAGGCCCACTCCATTGACACATCAGCCCCGAACAATCAAAGGAAAAGCCAGAATTCACAAACACCGGGAAAGTTTCAAGAATTAACCAAGGAAAGCTGCCTCCCACTCTCCATTCCAGCATTTGGCCTCCACTGTCCCTTGGAGTCCAAGGCAGCTGTCTCCAACTGGGTATCCCTGGGCTGCTGCATTAAGGCTAGAAGGGAGGCTGAACAAGAAAAGGAGGCCTCACGGATCCATGGTACCAAGACCCCAATATTGCACTGCTCCTCCCATGACTACAAGACCACACAACTGCTAAGGTCTACGTGCTTTCAAAAAGGCCTGAAGACTAGGTGCTTTGTTCAACAGCTACAGCTCAAACTGATGGACACACACATTGTTTAgggcaagaaaacaaaaaactaccacAGCTGCTGGCTAGACTTAGGCTCAACCCCTTCCTGTGCATGGGCTCTGCTCAATCTGGCATGGCAGGGTCCAAAATGAAACCCACCTGCTCTCAGCcaagataaaaaacaaatgtaaGTTAAGTCCTGATTCAGCCCTAAGAGCTGAGGGGCTGAGACCCACCAATGCAGGAGGACTGTGAGATACCCCAGTGGTGGAAAGATGACGTAGGGCATTTGTGTGCATGCAGCAGGGAAGTCTTCCatcctttgagaaaaaaaaacttgattaaaCCAGGACTCTGAACAGGATTAAAAATCCATCCTCTGACAAAGGCTTTACTGACAACTTTCCATACAgttagtcaaaaaataaaaaaatacagaacacaGCAGACATCATCTCATACACTAGAAACCAACAAGACAGGAGtcccttctcatttttctcatcactgtaataaaaaaaaaaacaaaaacaaaaacccaaaacctaaGAATTTAGTTTGGTGGGGGAGGACTTTGGTCCCCTACCAAATGAACCAAAATAAAGCAGCAGAGAATTCAAACCAAGGGGGTAAGTTTTGGAGTGGGGGGGAAGgcggggggtaggggtgggggtcaGATCTTAAAATAACTGCTTTTGTGGAAAAGACAGGTTCAGGCTAGGCTGTGTCTCTTACTATAACTATCACCATGTGTTCTTCCTCTAGCTTTCCCAATGTCCTCAGTGCTGACTGGAGGTACTGCTGTGAAAAGTCGCAGGGAGGGAAGGCATAGAGCATGCCCGTGCTGTCTCTGCCCTTGGACCCACCCACTGGCAGGCTGATCACCCCTGCAGCCTGCTTCTGTTTCAAGTAGGAGACCAGGTTCCTGAGGAGCCGCCTCTGTAGGCCTGGCTCCACCGTGGGCATCCCCTCAGTGCCAGGCCCACTGGGGGTCGCCTGTGTGGCTAGGAGCACTGCGTAGCCATTGGGGCTCCCCTGCTTGATACGTCGTGTGACCTCATCGAGCTTGGGCTGGTCCAGTCGAAGGCGCTGGGCAATCTTCAGCTGGGTCAGCTTACTCCCAGAAGTGTGGTCTTTGAGGAGACTGCTGATAACCCCCTGGTCCCCCTCTAGGATGTGCATAGATGTCGGGAAGCAGCTGTTTTTCAACACTAGAAGCCCATTCCAACCTAGCTGCAGTGTCTGGGCATACTCTGAAAGATTCTTGAGCTTTTTGGTCTCGTGTTTTGGCTCTTCAAGAGGCTTGGGCTCAGCCTCAGTGGTCCGATGATTGCGCTCGCTCTCCCGAGTCTTCTTCCCGTGGGAAGAGTCTGGAGCCtcatgatggtggtggtggctcCGCTCCTCAGCCCCGTGTCTGCTGTTGCTGAGGGAGTTGCTGCTCGATTCCTTGGTCCCTTCACTGGAATGGTTTTCCTTGCGGCTGCGCTCAGGGGTGCGGTCAGAGCCTCGGTCCACAAGCTGCCCAGCACCCTTGGTCCTGCTCCGTTCCTCGTAAGGGGAGTGGGTTGTCCTCCCACGATCACTGGAAAGGCTCCGGCGCTTCCGCCTGTCCTCCCAGGGCTTGGGCAGGCCCCggtccccatctcctccccagcGCTCACCACTCCGGCTGCGCACTGAGCGGCTGTAGCCCTCGAGGCTGTTTCGGCGGTCAGAGCTTTTACTGGGGCTGGTCCAGTCCCCTTCCAAAAAGGTCCGGTCTCGGTCTGAGTAAAGAAGGTGTGGGGGGGTCCTATCCCTCACCCGCAGGTCGGCATCCAGGTTTCGGTGCCGGGTGTATCCATCTGGGAGCAGCTCGTAATGCACAGGGAGGGGTGAGGGCTGGTACTGCTGGGGATACCGAGTCTCCTCTGCTTTGGCAAAATCCACCCGCAGCCTGCGGTCTGGACCTCCCAAGGGAAAGCCCCTCATTTTAGCACAGGCGGCCTGGGCTGCGTCCAAGCTTTCGTACTGGATGTAAGCAAAGCTATCTCCTTTGACATGATCAATGGTCCGAATACTCCCAAAGCGGTCAAACTCCCGGGCCAGAGCCGCCAGTGAGGTGTTAGGTCCCAGGCCACCCACCCAGAGGCGAGTAGTGGGGTTGGCCTTGCCATATCCTATCTTAATGGGGTTGCGGCCAATCACCCGACCCGACATGGCCACCTTGGCCCTGTGGGCCATGTCCAGGTTCTGGAATTTGAGGAAGGCATACGCACCGCCCTGACCACGAGCGGGTCTCTTGATGACCACCTCCTCAATGATGCCGTACTTCTCGAAAGCCCGTCGCAGCTCCACCTCTGACACGCTGTGGTCCAGGTTCCCGATGAAGAGGTTGCGCGTAGCCCGCTGGTCGTCCTCAGGCATCAGGTCCTCCTCGCACACCGCCGGGTAGCCATAGGGTCGCCCGCGGTCGTCGTACAGCCCATAGTAGTCCAGGGCCCGCTCCCGGGATAGTCctacggcggcggcggcggcggcagcatcCAGGGCAAAGGCTGCAGCGGCGTGGCGGGCGCGGGGCTCCCGCAGTGGCGGGGCGGCAACCGGGGACAGCGAACGCTGCTTGTACTGGTAGCCGCCGTGAAGCGGGAGGTAGCCGAGCGGGTCGGCGGGCGCGGGTGGCCCCGGGGGCGGCGTGGAGGCGGccgcgctgctgctgctgcttcgcCGGctgctcccgccgccgccgccgcgcagGTACACGGGCTCCACCTTGAGCGGACGGTCGTAGAGCAGCAGCTGGCGGGCCAGGGCGTGCTGGCGGGCCTCGCGCGCGTCCTGCGGGTGCCGGAAGTTCACGTAGGCCACGCGGCCCAGCTCAGGCGTGTGCGACAGGCGCAGACTGATCTCGCCGAAGCGCTTGAACTGGTGGAAGAGCCGGTCCTCGAGGTGCTCGGCGGGCAGCGCGGGACTCAGGCTGCTGATGAGCAGCGTCTTGTATTCGGGTGCCGCTGCTGATGAGCCGGGACCCGCGGGCTCGGCCCCGGGCGGCGGCGGAGGTGGCGGTAGTGGAGACGCGCGGGGCGAAGTGCCCGAAGCGCTCGGGTCTCCC
Coding sequences within it:
- the RBM15B gene encoding putative RNA-binding protein 15B, with protein sequence MKRQSERDSSPSGRGSSSSAKRPREREREAEAGGRRAAHKASGGAKHPVPTRARDKPRGSGGGGGGGHRDGRGAGDANHRASSGRSSGSGAGGGGRGAKASGDPSASGTSPRASPLPPPPPPPGAEPAGPGSSAAAPEYKTLLISSLSPALPAEHLEDRLFHQFKRFGEISLRLSHTPELGRVAYVNFRHPQDAREARQHALARQLLLYDRPLKVEPVYLRGGGGGSSRRSSSSSAAASTPPPGPPAPADPLGYLPLHGGYQYKQRSLSPVAAPPLREPRARHAAAAFALDAAAAAAAVGLSRERALDYYGLYDDRGRPYGYPAVCEEDLMPEDDQRATRNLFIGNLDHSVSEVELRRAFEKYGIIEEVVIKRPARGQGGAYAFLKFQNLDMAHRAKVAMSGRVIGRNPIKIGYGKANPTTRLWVGGLGPNTSLAALAREFDRFGSIRTIDHVKGDSFAYIQYESLDAAQAACAKMRGFPLGGPDRRLRVDFAKAEETRYPQQYQPSPLPVHYELLPDGYTRHRNLDADLRVRDRTPPHLLYSDRDRTFLEGDWTSPSKSSDRRNSLEGYSRSVRSRSGERWGGDGDRGLPKPWEDRRKRRSLSSDRGRTTHSPYEERSRTKGAGQLVDRGSDRTPERSRKENHSSEGTKESSSNSLSNSRHGAEERSHHHHHEAPDSSHGKKTRESERNHRTTEAEPKPLEEPKHETKKLKNLSEYAQTLQLGWNGLLVLKNSCFPTSMHILEGDQGVISSLLKDHTSGSKLTQLKIAQRLRLDQPKLDEVTRRIKQGSPNGYAVLLATQATPSGPGTEGMPTVEPGLQRRLLRNLVSYLKQKQAAGVISLPVGGSKGRDSTGMLYAFPPCDFSQQYLQSALRTLGKLEEEHMVIVIVRDTA